A genomic window from Silene latifolia isolate original U9 population chromosome 11, ASM4854445v1, whole genome shotgun sequence includes:
- the LOC141614659 gene encoding mitogen-activated protein kinase 4-like produces the protein MKMIMHHNKFSVIDNNFRNTHNDEGKIWDTVFEVEPKYEPKDLIGKGAYGVIYCSINTLTKEEVAIKKIKVGENSKEALKALRELRILRHVSHKNVIALKDVMIPSAKCKDVYFVFELMDADLGSFIRSSPPLPNYLVKYFMFQLLNGLNYLHTANIIHRDLKPGNLLVNAKHDLKICDFGLATTTKGSSQTQLATENFGTRGYKAPELLLNCFTYGPSIDIWSVGCIFAELLGGNRLFSAKDKSGQLIKIINILGTQNDSNLSYITSCDWEAYQLLESQPYTPGIDFKLLFPNADPMGLDLLNKMLQFNPNKRITVAGALQHPYIRSMCNHRKSQPAPFPCHVDVEASVGVHKIRKMIRDEINVAIPS, from the exons ATGAAGATGATTATGCACCATAATAAGTTTAGTGTCATCGACAACAATTTTCGCAACACTCACAACGACGAAGGGAAAATTTGGGACACGGTATTTGAGGTCGAACCTAAGTACGAGCCTAAAGATCTGATAGGCAAGGGTGCCTATGGTGTCATTTATTGTTCTATTAATACCCTCACTAAGGAGGAAGTTGCTATTAAGAAGATTAAAGTCGGTGAGAATTCCAAGGAAGCTTTGAAGGCGTTGAGGGAGTTGAGAATTTTGCGTCATGTTAGCCATAAGAATGTTATTGCATTGAAAGATGTCATGATTCCTTCAGCCAAGTGCAAGGATGTCTACTTTGTTTTCGAGCTTATGGATGCCGATCTTGGCAGCTTCATTCGCTCTTCTCCACCTTTGCCAAATTACCTCGTCAAGTATTTCATGTTCCAA TTGCTTAATGGCCTCAACTATCTACACACCGCCAACATCATTCACCGGGATTTGAAGCCGGGAAATCTTCTAGTGAATGCTAAGCATGATCTGAAGATATGCGATTTTGGGCTAGCAACTACCACCAAAGGCTCGAGTCAAACCCAGCTTGCAACAGAGAACTTCGGAACACGTGGGTATAAAGCACCAGAACTACTCCTAAATTGTTTTACCTACGGACCCTCCATCGATATTTGGTCCGTAGGCTGCATATTCGCTGAATTACTTGGGGGAAACCGACTTTTTTCAGCCAAAGACAAGTCGGGCCAATTGATTAAAATTATCAATATACTTGGAACACAAAATGATTCAAATCTCAGTTACATAACTAGTTGCGACTGGGAGGCATATCAACTACTCGAATCACAGCCTTACACACCAGGGATCGATTTCAAGTTATTGTTCCCAAATGCAGATCCAATGGGGTTGGACTTGCTAAACAAGATGCTTCAGTTTAATCCAAACAAGAGGATAACGGTGGCAGGGGCACTACAACACCCGTACATACGAAGTATGTGCAATCACCGCAAGAGCCAGCCTGCTCCTTTTCCGTGTCACGTTGACGTGGAGGCCAGCGTTGGAGTGCATAAGATAAGGAAAATGATACGGGATGAAATTAATGTTGCTATACCATCATGA